One segment of Methanolinea mesophila DNA contains the following:
- a CDS encoding V4R domain-containing protein translates to MEGKKIGREDFEALIKGEKDITSYIELDTAAGVYSVFGVRTASNPNYLVKAIYEMYEANLNRKLAVMAVKNLFRSVGLGSVGLNNLLKKLGLTLSPSEFLMLVFTLQHQQGWGAPFELVEAKETRVVLRTKQTFEAAVMKDWQIPVCGIHRGWIEGVLTAVTGKNWFCLETKCVANGDEYCEFVADQREASWKWKAEAIAKGDSAITEYIEHKPLEGKMKLIDDPVVIMPRFIFTSMMNSLKKTMGEAPASGVNYRAYMEVGKENVQHYKTMGITNPNTLSDMAFAFYSQMGWFRIVKMEWNEAKKCKTITLDYTAESEAFGKSEKNVCFCTAGLLAGIIEGAFGIKVQGKEIQCRSKGDPHCVFTITNRQDNNK, encoded by the coding sequence ATGGAAGGGAAGAAGATAGGGCGGGAGGACTTTGAAGCGCTCATAAAAGGCGAAAAGGACATCACCTCCTATATCGAACTCGACACCGCGGCCGGCGTATATTCGGTGTTCGGGGTGAGAACGGCCAGCAATCCCAATTACCTGGTCAAGGCCATTTACGAGATGTACGAGGCGAACCTCAACAGGAAACTCGCCGTCATGGCCGTGAAAAACCTGTTCCGGTCCGTCGGCCTGGGCTCGGTCGGCCTGAACAACCTGCTCAAAAAGCTCGGGCTCACCCTCAGCCCGTCGGAGTTCCTGATGCTGGTCTTTACGCTCCAGCACCAGCAGGGCTGGGGAGCCCCGTTCGAGCTCGTGGAGGCGAAAGAGACGCGGGTGGTGCTCCGCACGAAACAGACCTTCGAGGCGGCGGTAATGAAAGACTGGCAGATCCCGGTCTGCGGGATCCACCGGGGCTGGATCGAAGGGGTACTCACGGCGGTCACCGGGAAGAACTGGTTCTGCCTGGAAACGAAATGCGTCGCGAACGGCGACGAGTACTGCGAGTTCGTGGCGGACCAGCGTGAGGCGAGCTGGAAGTGGAAGGCCGAGGCGATTGCCAAGGGCGATTCGGCCATCACCGAGTACATCGAGCACAAACCGCTCGAGGGCAAAATGAAGCTGATCGACGACCCGGTGGTGATCATGCCCCGGTTCATCTTCACCTCGATGATGAACTCGCTGAAAAAGACCATGGGCGAAGCCCCTGCGAGCGGGGTCAACTACCGGGCCTACATGGAGGTCGGAAAGGAGAACGTCCAGCATTACAAAACCATGGGGATTACGAACCCGAACACGCTCTCGGACATGGCGTTTGCCTTCTACTCCCAGATGGGCTGGTTCCGCATCGTAAAGATGGAATGGAACGAAGCCAAGAAGTGCAAGACTATCACCCTGGACTACACTGCGGAGTCCGAGGCATTCGGGAAGAGCGAGAAGAACGTCTGTTTCTGCACCGCCGGGCTCCTCGCCGGGATCATCGAGGGCGCGTTCGGGATAAAGGTCCAGGGAAAAGAGATCCAGTGCCGCTCGAAGGGCGACCCGCACTGCGTCTTCACCATCACCAACCGGCAGGACAATAATAAGTAA
- a CDS encoding HEAT repeat domain-containing protein — protein sequence MSVIMPGGQWFSDREGTGKIYRLIDAALEDKNREERMVAIVRLGESADPRAVRPLILCCGEKDPEIRRYAIEALGKIRSGRAIDVLVEHLDDRKEDLAIRISAITALAAIRSEHACQELRARSADPEQDPAIRSAIAEVLGRA from the coding sequence ATGAGCGTGATTATGCCCGGAGGGCAGTGGTTTAGCGATCGCGAGGGGACGGGAAAGATCTACCGTCTTATCGATGCTGCGCTGGAGGACAAGAACCGCGAAGAGAGGATGGTGGCGATCGTCCGGTTGGGCGAGAGCGCGGACCCGAGGGCCGTACGCCCCCTGATCCTCTGCTGCGGAGAAAAGGACCCGGAGATCCGGAGGTATGCAATCGAGGCGCTCGGAAAGATCCGGAGCGGTCGGGCGATCGATGTGCTGGTGGAACACCTCGACGACAGGAAAGAGGACCTCGCGATCCGGATCAGTGCCATTACGGCACTCGCGGCGATCCGGAGCGAGCATGCGTGTCAGGAACTCAGGGCCCGTTCAGCGGACCCGGAGCAGGACCCCGCGATCCGGTCCGCAATCGCTGAAGTACTCGGCAGGGCCTAG
- a CDS encoding COG4315 family predicted lipoprotein: MQKRWILLIAAVIAALLIAGCTSTPGGTGTPTSPSTPAATATPAATDPAYTVKTGSTSALGTFLVDGKGITLYNFTIDSRDKSACTGGCVGVWPIFYAPTITVPSGLNASDFGSFTRSDGKMQTAYKGMPLYYYVADSSPGQTTGQGLNQFGGLWFVIPPDSKGYP; this comes from the coding sequence ATGCAGAAAAGATGGATCTTACTTATCGCTGCGGTCATCGCAGCACTCCTGATTGCCGGGTGCACTTCCACCCCCGGCGGGACCGGCACGCCCACCTCTCCCTCTACCCCCGCAGCGACCGCAACACCGGCTGCGACGGATCCCGCGTACACGGTCAAGACCGGCTCCACGAGCGCCCTAGGTACCTTCCTGGTCGACGGGAAAGGCATAACCCTCTATAACTTCACCATCGATTCACGGGACAAGAGCGCCTGCACCGGCGGGTGCGTGGGGGTGTGGCCGATCTTCTATGCCCCGACGATCACGGTCCCCTCCGGCCTGAACGCCTCCGACTTCGGATCGTTCACCCGGAGCGACGGGAAGATGCAGACTGCCTACAAAGGAATGCCGCTCTATTACTATGTCGCCGACTCGAGCCCCGGCCAGACCACCGGCCAGGGTCTGAACCAGTTCGGAGGGCTCTGGTTTGTCATCCCTCCCGACTCGAAAGGGTATCCCTGA
- a CDS encoding GlpM family protein has translation MDYSALLLKFVVGGAVVAGTTVLTEQINPKWGGILATAPIITTLAFYFVYAETNAATAQQLALNSFYFVIPTALFMAAMFLFLNRFSFFESLGGAYLVWVVSLAGVYWLVGGYH, from the coding sequence ATGGACTATTCCGCACTGCTCCTCAAGTTCGTGGTCGGCGGGGCTGTAGTCGCCGGGACGACCGTCCTTACCGAGCAGATCAACCCGAAATGGGGAGGTATCCTCGCAACCGCCCCGATCATCACCACGCTCGCATTCTATTTCGTATACGCGGAGACGAACGCGGCCACGGCGCAACAGCTCGCGTTGAACTCCTTCTATTTCGTCATCCCCACCGCACTCTTCATGGCCGCGATGTTCCTCTTCCTGAACCGGTTCTCCTTTTTCGAAAGCCTCGGGGGAGCGTACCTGGTCTGGGTCGTCTCCCTCGCCGGAGTATACTGGCTGGTGGGAGGATATCACTGA